One Gimesia aquarii DNA segment encodes these proteins:
- a CDS encoding DUF1573 domain-containing protein, which produces MFIKSSFRFGILGLILFVLSGSTSYGQEWAKKLFNKDKIDFGVIARGSDAEYRLKIKNNLENTVHISNVRTTCGCSAAEPSKSTLASGEEGYIAVKMNTTRFQRRKDSNVIITLDAPQYAEVRIPITAYIRTDVVFTPGAANFGSVEVGKGAETTVGLAYAGRDDWAITGIESKNPSVTAKAVETARGGGRVNYNVMLKLAPGTPLGPIREQLILKTNDVNFKTVPLLVEAKVEPDITITPQVVSLGMMVPGQEKTVNVVIRGKKPFEINKIECESDDEAFKIRMPKAAQPVHVLPLTITPPNKPGNYSEEFTVTIAGRNTPITFKAYGKISDTKTN; this is translated from the coding sequence ATGTTTATAAAGAGTAGTTTCCGATTTGGTATTCTGGGTTTGATTTTGTTTGTGTTGAGCGGCTCAACTTCCTATGGCCAGGAATGGGCTAAGAAGTTGTTCAACAAGGACAAAATCGACTTCGGTGTCATTGCCCGTGGCTCTGATGCGGAATACCGTCTGAAAATTAAAAATAACCTCGAAAACACTGTCCATATTTCGAATGTACGTACGACGTGCGGTTGCTCTGCCGCAGAACCTTCCAAAAGCACTCTGGCAAGTGGAGAAGAAGGTTATATCGCAGTCAAAATGAATACGACACGCTTTCAAAGGCGTAAAGATTCAAACGTCATCATCACCCTTGATGCTCCGCAGTATGCTGAAGTTCGGATTCCGATTACAGCCTATATCCGTACCGACGTCGTATTTACTCCCGGTGCTGCTAACTTTGGTTCAGTGGAAGTCGGAAAAGGAGCAGAGACAACAGTTGGGTTAGCCTATGCTGGCCGTGATGACTGGGCTATTACCGGCATCGAATCTAAAAATCCTTCGGTCACAGCCAAAGCCGTCGAGACCGCCCGTGGCGGTGGACGCGTGAATTATAACGTGATGCTGAAGCTTGCTCCGGGGACGCCACTCGGACCAATCCGAGAGCAGCTCATTCTCAAAACGAATGATGTGAATTTCAAAACAGTCCCTTTGCTGGTTGAAGCAAAAGTGGAACCAGATATTACCATCACTCCCCAGGTCGTTTCACTGGGTATGATGGTTCCCGGTCAGGAAAAAACTGTGAATGTTGTGATCAGGGGTAAAAAGCCTTTCGAAATCAATAAAATTGAATGTGAATCAGATGATGAAGCATTCAAAATTCGCATGCCCAAAGCAGCCCAGCCGGTTCACGTTTTACCATTGACAATTACTCCGCCGAATAAACCCGGAAATTATTCAGAAGAGTTTACTGTCACAATCGCTGGACGTAATACACCGATTACATTTAAAGCGTATGGTAAAATTTCGGATACGAAAACGAACTGA
- a CDS encoding sirohydrochlorin chelatase produces the protein MVESMSDARTKAVLLIAHGSRRAAANQDLVKLAEMLREREQFPVIKIAYLELTTPTIPDGAAQCVAAGVDEVLMLPYFLSAGVHVQNDLEQYREEFTAKYPGIKFRLCSHLGLHPLMLEIVVDRLNEPESDRPE, from the coding sequence ATGGTTGAATCTATGTCTGATGCAAGAACGAAGGCGGTTCTCCTGATTGCACATGGCAGTCGTCGTGCTGCTGCCAATCAGGATCTCGTGAAACTGGCTGAAATGTTGCGCGAACGGGAACAATTTCCGGTGATCAAGATTGCCTATCTTGAGTTAACAACACCAACGATCCCAGATGGTGCGGCACAGTGTGTGGCGGCTGGAGTAGATGAGGTCCTAATGTTACCTTATTTTTTGTCGGCAGGAGTGCATGTACAGAACGATTTAGAGCAGTATCGCGAGGAGTTTACTGCTAAATATCCAGGCATCAAATTTCGGCTCTGTTCCCATTTGGGCTTACATCCATTGATGCTGGAAATTGTGGTGGACCGGTTGAATGAGCCCGAAAGCGATCGTCCTGAATGA
- a CDS encoding serine/threonine protein kinase, whose protein sequence is MNKHENEVTPERLGEYLIGKKIGAGGMGSVYLATNIHTDQQVAIKVLPSALAREPGFVERFHREIEALKKMHNPYVIEFYDSGVDNEIYYYVMEYVEGETLTKRLHREKRIDWKTAVNISIQICSALKAAHDAGIIHRDLKPSNLILKEDDSVKLADFGVAQLFATEKLTVTGGIIGTAEYMSPEQAEGKRVTKQSDLYSLGAVMYVMLTGKPPFSGKTMLAIIQKQKYGQFDLPGRYVDDLPTWLEEIVCQLLEKDPQKRFPDAYVLSRRLQEVLNKFEMSTSEDTYAFSKTNNSSETPTVVQSGSEPEAGAGTLMQGLMRAQLESESTGSRLSQLFDNTFFLLGLLILVMVGGYFWFQERALSPQEMFEQSELILQQPENPEWYTARDKYLLPLLESHPDEWGTRVEDRLERIKTYELSTKAGITAKRRSRSAPQNEPQRFMMLAQHYLEIGNNSEAEHILAALVDVLNENPDQKEMRDLALQMLNQLRQDSRKNAERFVMLTQAMANADALAEEKKYKEAAALWNALIVLYEEDKAKAAQEFIRRAKENLANLPEFDQTEQPQSEAQKANTPDE, encoded by the coding sequence TTGAACAAGCATGAAAACGAAGTGACTCCAGAAAGGCTGGGAGAATATTTGATCGGGAAAAAAATTGGCGCCGGCGGAATGGGGTCAGTTTATCTGGCAACGAATATTCACACTGATCAACAAGTAGCCATTAAAGTACTCCCGAGTGCACTAGCCCGCGAACCTGGTTTTGTCGAGCGATTTCATCGCGAAATTGAAGCGCTGAAAAAAATGCACAACCCGTATGTGATTGAATTTTATGACAGTGGTGTTGACAATGAGATCTACTACTATGTCATGGAATATGTCGAAGGAGAAACATTAACCAAACGACTCCATAGAGAAAAACGGATCGACTGGAAAACCGCGGTTAATATTTCCATCCAGATTTGCTCAGCACTGAAAGCCGCCCATGATGCCGGTATCATCCACCGCGACCTGAAACCTTCTAACTTAATCCTCAAAGAGGATGACAGTGTTAAGCTTGCTGATTTTGGTGTGGCCCAGTTGTTTGCAACAGAAAAGCTCACTGTCACCGGCGGGATTATTGGCACAGCGGAATATATGTCACCCGAACAGGCCGAGGGGAAGCGCGTTACTAAACAGAGTGACTTATACTCTTTGGGTGCGGTCATGTATGTCATGCTGACCGGAAAGCCTCCGTTTAGCGGAAAAACGATGCTGGCCATTATTCAAAAACAAAAATATGGACAGTTTGATCTCCCCGGAAGATATGTCGATGACTTGCCCACCTGGCTCGAAGAGATCGTTTGCCAGCTACTGGAAAAAGATCCCCAGAAACGATTCCCGGATGCTTATGTCCTTTCTCGCCGATTGCAGGAAGTGTTGAACAAATTCGAAATGTCGACCTCTGAAGATACCTACGCCTTCTCGAAAACAAATAACTCTTCAGAGACACCCACCGTGGTTCAATCGGGTTCTGAACCGGAGGCGGGTGCTGGAACCTTGATGCAAGGATTAATGAGGGCACAACTGGAATCGGAAAGCACTGGCTCGCGCCTGAGCCAACTATTTGACAACACTTTTTTCTTACTTGGTCTACTGATATTAGTAATGGTAGGAGGCTATTTCTGGTTCCAGGAACGCGCACTCTCTCCTCAGGAAATGTTCGAACAATCCGAGTTAATCTTGCAACAGCCAGAAAATCCGGAATGGTATACTGCTCGCGATAAATATTTGCTGCCACTTCTGGAATCACATCCCGATGAATGGGGGACACGGGTTGAAGACAGACTTGAACGGATCAAAACCTATGAGCTCAGCACAAAAGCTGGTATCACAGCCAAACGTAGATCACGCTCCGCCCCCCAGAATGAACCACAGCGATTTATGATGCTCGCACAACATTATCTGGAAATCGGTAATAATTCTGAAGCAGAACATATTCTTGCTGCTTTAGTTGATGTACTCAATGAAAATCCTGATCAAAAAGAAATGCGAGATCTTGCCTTACAGATGCTGAACCAACTACGACAAGACTCTCGTAAAAATGCCGAACGATTTGTCATGTTAACGCAAGCCATGGCAAATGCAGATGCGCTTGCTGAAGAAAAAAAGTACAAAGAAGCAGCCGCCCTCTGGAATGCTTTGATTGTTTTATATGAAGAAGACAAAGCAAAAGCAGCACAGGAATTCATAAGACGCGCCAAAGAGAATCTCGCTAATTTACCAGAATTCGATCAGACTGAACAACCTCAATCAGAAGCTCAGAAAGCTAACACACCTGATGAATAA
- a CDS encoding adenine phosphoribosyltransferase codes for MNNQINLKEYIREIPDFPKPGILFRDITPLLAEPTAFQEVIDRLTDYYRDKKITAVLAAEARGFIFAAPLALALGARFIPIRKPGKLPFETRAFHYELEYGSDSLEMHTDSIHTDDRVLIVDDLLATGGTISACIELVKHTDAEVVGCAFLIELLFLQARHKMNGCDVFSLIQYDSE; via the coding sequence ATGAATAATCAAATCAATTTAAAAGAATATATCCGTGAAATTCCCGACTTCCCCAAACCAGGAATTCTCTTTCGAGATATTACGCCCCTACTTGCTGAACCGACTGCATTCCAAGAAGTCATTGATCGCTTGACAGACTACTATCGCGATAAAAAAATTACAGCAGTCCTTGCCGCCGAAGCACGGGGATTCATCTTTGCGGCACCACTCGCATTGGCTTTGGGAGCACGTTTTATTCCCATTCGAAAACCAGGCAAACTTCCCTTTGAAACCAGAGCCTTTCACTATGAACTGGAATACGGTTCGGATTCGTTGGAGATGCACACCGATTCGATTCATACCGATGATCGTGTGCTGATTGTAGACGATCTTCTGGCAACAGGTGGTACGATCTCAGCTTGTATTGAACTTGTGAAACACACCGACGCGGAAGTCGTAGGTTGTGCCTTTCTCATCGAACTCTTATTCTTACAGGCACGTCATAAAATGAATGGTTGCGACGTTTTTTCTCTCATTCAGTATGATTCTGAATAA
- a CDS encoding class I SAM-dependent methyltransferase gives MSHLPTNRAAWNRLAENRSQFTKVATDEECRAPLKALDSRGWLPASVEGKQVLCLASGGGWQSILYASAGAHVTVVDLSNKMLQLDEQEARRRGLNVRILETSMDDLSELHDAWFDIVHQPVSTCYVPDLEAVYQEVARVMRPGGLYISQHKTPTSLQITNRDQQNSYVIGLEYYQQGPLPKGDDRSYREEGANEYLHRWDQLVGGLCRQGFVIEDLREPCRADPSAPVGHFRHRGRFVAPYVRIKARRLESQTNDQNSTAIWVPE, from the coding sequence ATGTCCCACCTGCCTACCAACCGTGCTGCCTGGAATCGGTTGGCAGAAAATCGCAGCCAGTTTACCAAGGTGGCTACCGATGAAGAATGTCGCGCGCCCTTAAAGGCCTTAGACTCACGTGGCTGGTTGCCTGCATCTGTAGAGGGAAAACAGGTGCTCTGTCTGGCATCGGGAGGTGGCTGGCAGTCTATTCTTTATGCATCCGCGGGCGCGCACGTGACTGTTGTCGATTTAAGTAACAAGATGTTGCAACTGGATGAACAGGAAGCGAGACGGCGAGGGCTTAACGTGCGTATTCTGGAAACATCAATGGATGATTTATCTGAGCTTCACGATGCCTGGTTTGATATTGTACATCAACCTGTGAGTACCTGTTATGTGCCTGATCTCGAAGCTGTTTATCAAGAAGTGGCACGTGTCATGCGGCCCGGGGGACTGTATATCAGCCAGCATAAAACCCCCACCAGTTTGCAGATTACCAATCGGGACCAGCAGAATTCTTATGTGATTGGGTTGGAGTATTACCAGCAAGGTCCGTTGCCGAAAGGAGATGACCGTTCCTATCGTGAAGAAGGGGCAAACGAATACTTACATCGCTGGGATCAGTTAGTAGGGGGGTTGTGCAGACAGGGTTTTGTGATTGAAGATTTACGTGAGCCATGTCGAGCAGATCCGAGTGCACCGGTTGGTCATTTTCGACATCGCGGTCGATTTGTCGCGCCTTATGTGCGAATCAAGGCGCGACGTCTGGAGAGTCAGACGAATGATCAAAACTCTACTGCGATCTGGGTTCCTGAGTAG
- a CDS encoding amidohydrolase family protein has product MERQILKARWVFPVERPPLEHAVVEVEGSHISAVYAGDHPQAVDLGNTAIVPGLINAHTHLEFSDLENPLGPVAPFTDWIQSVMKSRFESSTSIEPKIRKGIQECLESGTTCIGEIATSVASLHLFAQNQQVPHAVVFRECLGFSVDRISEQERIADQFFEEIPDQAESHLIQLGLSPHAPYSVHPDLYLSLVNEARNQVAPVAVHLAETQAELDFLERKQGPFVKLLTELGLWDPNILREDVRMFDYLAPLAELTSALAVHGNYFGETDIEFLRQAPQISVVYCPRTHHYFGHTPHPWLRMIERGINVAIGTDSRASNPDLSLWNELQFLRENFSEISPDLILECGTLAGARALGLSQEVGSLTIGKRADLALVQLPDGSKSSTGSDLLLNAQSHVARVMLNGGWVN; this is encoded by the coding sequence TTGGAACGTCAGATCTTAAAAGCACGTTGGGTCTTCCCCGTGGAAAGACCACCGCTTGAACATGCGGTGGTAGAAGTGGAAGGTTCTCACATTTCCGCCGTTTATGCGGGTGATCATCCCCAGGCTGTTGATTTGGGAAATACTGCCATCGTTCCGGGATTGATAAATGCTCACACACATTTGGAATTCAGCGATCTCGAAAATCCGTTAGGCCCGGTCGCTCCTTTTACTGACTGGATTCAGTCGGTCATGAAGTCGCGCTTTGAAAGTTCTACTTCAATAGAGCCAAAAATTCGAAAAGGCATCCAGGAGTGTTTGGAATCGGGAACGACGTGTATCGGGGAAATTGCGACGAGTGTCGCGAGTCTGCATCTGTTCGCACAGAATCAACAGGTACCCCATGCAGTGGTCTTTCGAGAGTGCCTGGGTTTTTCTGTCGATCGTATTTCAGAACAGGAACGTATCGCAGATCAGTTTTTTGAGGAGATTCCAGATCAGGCTGAGTCTCATTTGATACAGTTAGGATTGAGCCCGCATGCGCCTTACAGCGTTCATCCCGATTTATATCTGAGTCTTGTCAACGAGGCTCGAAATCAGGTGGCACCTGTTGCCGTCCATCTGGCAGAGACACAAGCAGAACTGGATTTCCTGGAGCGGAAACAAGGGCCCTTTGTCAAATTGTTAACAGAACTGGGGCTATGGGATCCAAACATCTTGAGAGAGGATGTGCGGATGTTTGACTATCTGGCCCCTTTGGCAGAATTGACGTCTGCCTTAGCCGTTCATGGCAACTATTTTGGTGAAACTGACATCGAATTTCTGAGACAGGCACCACAGATTTCGGTTGTCTATTGTCCAAGAACACACCATTACTTCGGTCACACCCCTCATCCCTGGCTGAGAATGATCGAGCGAGGCATCAATGTGGCAATTGGGACTGATAGCCGAGCGTCCAACCCGGATTTGAGCCTTTGGAATGAGCTGCAATTTCTACGTGAGAACTTTTCAGAGATTTCTCCCGATTTAATCTTGGAATGTGGCACCCTGGCTGGGGCACGCGCTTTAGGTCTGTCTCAAGAAGTCGGTTCATTAACAATTGGAAAAAGGGCTGATTTGGCTTTGGTTCAATTGCCCGACGGTTCAAAATCCTCTACTGGCAGTGATCTTTTGTTAAATGCACAGTCACATGTTGCGCGTGTTATGTTGAATGGGGGCTGGGTCAATTGA
- a CDS encoding ABC transporter permease subunit/CPBP intramembrane protease: MIHWKNIKLILLRELRDQMRDRRTLFMVAILPLLLYPAMGIGMVQMTVLFSEQPRNVVILGADDLPKHPQLLDGDRFVSNWFRIPADADKLRVFTDSKQSEESENILENEQQQEILKQAYALEVVLKTHQKLLDELEEIDSKTEKQKAARLIVELEETNARLSALFAESQIQVLILIPKGLSQEIERVSEKLERHEPIDFDPADSLRPLILENNADEKSMIAYRRVDEAIEAWEKEILRARLHRANLPESLPTPINPDVIDLAQDEQLAANLWSKLFPALLIIMAATGAFYPAIDLGAGEKERGTMETLLISPAKRTEIVLGKFLTVLIFSVSTALLNLASMGFTGKHMVNLAGSGALSKIGDLSFPSFSALFWIVLLLIPLSALFSALCLAFATFARSSKEGQYYLTPLLMVTLGLTVFCLSPAVEINAFYSLMPVVGVALLLKGMLLSSVNAGILYVYAIPVLVTSIGYSLLALWWAIDQFQREDVLFREAERFELGLWLRHLLKTKDSLPSFAEAGFCFVIIMLLQFGVMNSMSAAIQSATEAERPLRMMQLLMIQQLAIIATPALIMGIMLTTSVRKTFRLYLPSLGFLAVGISLPFILHPLSLELAVSLDWFFPALPEGTVAVLKGMSDPTQPIWLVLMAFALAPAICEELAFRGFILSGFGRRGRAWLAIILSSVTFGAMHMIPQQVFNATLLGLVLGLMAVHSRSLLPGVVFHFIYNGLSVFRERIPENWVPTNGLQHFVRMEPEGLRYSWPLLLICGLIAIVLLRWIQNQSVTPANLDTTQPLTLDRRLTDSKS; this comes from the coding sequence ATGATACACTGGAAGAATATTAAGCTTATTTTGCTGCGTGAATTGCGGGACCAGATGCGAGATCGACGCACGCTATTCATGGTGGCTATTCTCCCACTGTTACTCTATCCGGCGATGGGCATCGGCATGGTCCAGATGACCGTTCTGTTTTCCGAGCAACCACGTAATGTAGTCATCCTCGGAGCCGATGATCTGCCAAAGCATCCGCAGTTATTAGACGGTGACCGTTTTGTTTCGAATTGGTTTCGAATTCCCGCTGATGCAGATAAGTTACGCGTCTTTACAGACAGTAAGCAATCTGAGGAATCCGAAAATATTCTTGAAAATGAACAACAACAGGAAATCTTGAAACAAGCCTATGCACTGGAAGTGGTGCTAAAGACTCATCAGAAATTACTCGACGAATTAGAGGAAATCGACAGTAAAACTGAAAAACAGAAAGCTGCGCGGCTGATCGTGGAGTTGGAAGAGACCAATGCCAGACTGAGTGCATTGTTTGCTGAAAGTCAGATTCAAGTTTTGATTTTGATTCCCAAGGGACTTTCTCAGGAGATCGAACGAGTTAGTGAGAAACTGGAGCGGCATGAACCGATTGACTTTGATCCCGCTGATTCTCTGCGGCCTTTAATTTTAGAGAACAACGCAGACGAAAAATCGATGATTGCCTATCGTCGTGTGGATGAAGCAATAGAGGCCTGGGAGAAAGAGATACTAAGAGCGCGATTGCATCGAGCTAATCTTCCCGAGTCATTACCAACACCCATCAACCCGGATGTCATCGATTTGGCTCAGGACGAACAATTGGCGGCGAATCTCTGGAGTAAACTTTTTCCGGCTCTATTAATCATTATGGCAGCCACAGGTGCGTTTTATCCGGCGATTGATTTAGGAGCCGGAGAAAAAGAGCGTGGTACGATGGAAACGTTACTGATTTCTCCTGCCAAACGCACAGAAATTGTGTTAGGAAAGTTTTTAACCGTTCTGATTTTCAGTGTCTCCACAGCTCTGCTGAATCTGGCCAGTATGGGGTTTACCGGGAAACATATGGTCAATCTCGCAGGATCAGGGGCGCTTTCCAAGATCGGAGATCTCTCGTTCCCATCTTTCTCAGCTTTATTTTGGATCGTACTGTTGTTGATTCCCCTGTCGGCATTGTTTAGCGCACTATGTCTCGCGTTTGCCACCTTCGCCCGCAGTAGCAAAGAAGGACAATATTATCTAACACCATTATTGATGGTCACACTGGGGCTGACGGTATTCTGCTTATCACCGGCCGTCGAAATCAATGCGTTTTACAGCTTGATGCCTGTTGTCGGTGTCGCATTGCTCTTGAAAGGTATGCTCCTCTCTTCAGTCAATGCCGGAATTCTTTATGTGTATGCGATTCCTGTTTTAGTCACAAGTATCGGTTACAGTCTGTTGGCACTTTGGTGGGCCATCGATCAATTTCAACGTGAAGATGTTCTATTCCGAGAAGCGGAACGGTTTGAACTCGGTTTGTGGCTACGGCACCTGTTGAAAACCAAGGACTCATTACCCAGTTTTGCCGAAGCTGGATTCTGTTTTGTGATCATCATGTTGTTACAGTTCGGTGTGATGAACAGCATGAGTGCTGCAATTCAGTCTGCAACCGAAGCAGAACGCCCCCTGCGGATGATGCAGCTTTTGATGATTCAACAATTGGCGATCATTGCGACTCCCGCTTTGATCATGGGGATCATGTTGACCACTAGTGTCAGAAAAACATTCCGACTCTATTTGCCTAGTCTTGGATTTTTAGCGGTTGGCATTAGTTTGCCTTTCATATTACACCCTTTGTCGCTCGAGTTGGCGGTGAGCTTGGATTGGTTTTTCCCCGCACTTCCTGAAGGCACGGTGGCAGTTCTCAAGGGAATGTCAGATCCAACCCAACCGATCTGGTTAGTGTTGATGGCGTTTGCATTGGCCCCCGCTATTTGTGAAGAATTGGCGTTCCGTGGGTTCATTTTAAGTGGATTTGGCCGTCGTGGTCGGGCCTGGCTGGCGATTATTTTGTCAAGTGTGACTTTTGGTGCCATGCATATGATTCCACAGCAGGTATTCAACGCCACCTTGCTGGGGTTAGTCTTGGGATTAATGGCCGTTCACAGTCGCAGTCTGTTGCCAGGAGTTGTCTTTCACTTTATTTACAACGGTCTTTCCGTGTTCAGAGAACGAATTCCTGAAAATTGGGTTCCCACAAATGGGTTACAGCATTTTGTGCGAATGGAACCGGAAGGTTTACGATATTCCTGGCCTTTACTCTTGATTTGTGGTCTGATTGCGATTGTGTTGTTACGTTGGATTCAAAATCAGTCAGTGACCCCTGCAAACCTTGATACAACTCAGCCTTTGACATTGGACCGCCGTTTAACTGATTCCAAATCATGA
- a CDS encoding ATP-binding cassette domain-containing protein: MIHVEQLSKSFDDLRRGSIVALDSVSFDVQAGEIFGLLGPNGAGKTTCLRMLSTVLQPSAGSATVAGYDVVTQAQDVRTHIGFMSCNTGIYDRMTAWEMVEYFGRLYDIEENKLQERLDRIFTTLQMQDIKDLLGSKMSTGMKQKVSIARTIIHDPPVLIFDEPTSGLDVLVARAVLKTIEALREEGKCIIFSTHIMREVEKLCDRVAVIYKGKILAIGSIPELEEQYHESDMEELFFSLIQEHEDQLAMKAQ; the protein is encoded by the coding sequence ATGATTCATGTCGAGCAGCTGAGCAAGAGTTTCGATGATTTGCGTCGTGGGAGTATTGTCGCGCTCGATTCTGTGAGTTTTGATGTCCAAGCTGGTGAAATCTTTGGTTTACTGGGACCAAATGGTGCCGGTAAAACGACCTGTCTTCGTATGTTGAGTACTGTTTTGCAGCCATCCGCAGGTTCTGCGACTGTTGCCGGCTATGATGTGGTGACCCAGGCACAGGATGTGCGGACTCATATTGGCTTTATGTCCTGTAATACTGGCATCTATGATCGAATGACTGCCTGGGAGATGGTCGAGTACTTTGGCCGTCTGTATGACATTGAAGAGAATAAACTTCAAGAGCGACTTGATCGTATTTTTACAACTCTGCAAATGCAGGACATCAAGGATCTACTCGGTTCGAAAATGTCGACTGGGATGAAACAAAAAGTTTCTATAGCCCGTACGATCATTCATGATCCGCCGGTTCTGATTTTTGATGAACCAACTTCGGGACTCGATGTATTGGTAGCACGCGCGGTTCTGAAGACCATCGAAGCATTGCGTGAGGAAGGTAAGTGCATCATCTTTTCGACTCACATCATGCGGGAGGTCGAAAAATTATGCGATCGGGTGGCAGTTATCTATAAAGGAAAGATTCTGGCAATCGGTAGTATTCCGGAACTCGAAGAACAGTACCATGAGTCGGATATGGAAGAACTGTTCTTCAGTTTAATTCAAGAGCATGAAGACCAACTGGCGATGAAGGCTCAATAA
- the mqnC gene encoding cyclic dehypoxanthinyl futalosine synthase, giving the protein MSSEIASLLDKAVAGERLNREEGLQLLESHDLIALGRAANEVTKRLHPEPYRTYNIDRNINYSNSCSAVCDFCAFYRTPNDPEVYVLKPEQLYQKIEETIALGGDQILLQGGLHPTLKLEWYEDLLRDLREKFPSVNIHGFSPPEIYHFTKVNKLSLQQVLERLKAAGLGSLPGGGGEILVDRVRKKITRGKVLTDGWLEVNRVWHELGGISSATMMFGHVETLAERIEHLDRLRELQDETGGFSAFICWTLQPDHTDMEYVPPAGAFEYLKTQAVSRLYLDNFANIQSSWVTQGEKTGQMALFFGANDMGSLMIEENVVSQAGTTHHLTVDTIRHCITESGYIPRQRNVFYEYIDDPDSNGPAKGSGRVPLPVLN; this is encoded by the coding sequence TTGTCTTCCGAAATTGCATCTCTGCTGGATAAAGCAGTTGCCGGCGAGCGTTTGAATCGTGAAGAGGGACTCCAGTTATTGGAATCTCATGATCTGATTGCGCTGGGGCGTGCTGCCAATGAAGTGACGAAGCGTTTGCACCCGGAGCCTTATCGTACTTATAACATCGATCGTAATATTAACTATTCGAATTCCTGTTCGGCGGTCTGTGATTTTTGTGCCTTTTATCGAACTCCCAATGATCCCGAAGTCTATGTTCTCAAGCCCGAGCAGCTCTATCAGAAAATCGAAGAGACGATTGCTTTAGGAGGCGACCAGATTCTGCTACAGGGAGGTCTGCATCCGACCTTAAAGCTGGAATGGTATGAGGATCTCTTGCGTGATTTACGTGAAAAATTCCCTTCAGTGAATATACATGGTTTTAGTCCACCCGAGATATATCACTTTACCAAAGTCAATAAACTCTCTTTACAGCAAGTGCTTGAACGATTGAAGGCTGCCGGTTTGGGAAGTCTTCCCGGCGGTGGTGGAGAAATTCTCGTTGATCGTGTGCGTAAAAAAATCACGCGAGGAAAAGTGTTGACCGATGGCTGGTTGGAGGTGAATCGTGTCTGGCATGAACTGGGAGGGATTTCGAGTGCAACGATGATGTTTGGCCATGTCGAAACATTGGCTGAGCGAATTGAGCACCTGGATCGCCTACGCGAACTACAGGATGAAACTGGTGGTTTCTCTGCATTTATTTGCTGGACCCTTCAGCCGGATCATACTGATATGGAGTATGTGCCTCCCGCGGGAGCCTTTGAGTATCTGAAAACACAGGCCGTTAGTCGACTTTATCTCGACAACTTCGCCAATATTCAGTCGTCCTGGGTGACTCAGGGTGAAAAGACAGGGCAGATGGCTTTGTTTTTCGGTGCTAATGATATGGGAAGTTTGATGATTGAAGAAAACGTCGTCTCCCAGGCAGGAACGACACATCATCTGACAGTTGATACAATTCGACACTGTATTACGGAATCGGGATACATCCCTCGACAACGCAATGTCTTTTATGAATATATCGATGATCCTGATTCGAATGGTCCTGCCAAAGGTTCAGGTCGCGTTCCTCTGCCAGTGCTCAACTAA